The following is a genomic window from Marinobacter sp. NP-4(2019).
CAGGAATCCGGCGCCCTTGAGGAAGGCTGGCACGAACTCTGGTTGGCTGAAATGGATGAGGACACCGCCAGGCAATGGCTGGAGCAGCACGGCTTTGAAGATCCGGCGGGCAGTCATGAGCTGCTGTGTAACTTGCGCGACAGCCGCACTATTCAGGTTATGCAGACGCAGGGGCGGAAACGCCTGAACCAGTTCATGCCAGTGCTGCTGGAGGCCTTGACCCAGGTGGACGCACCGTCACAAACCCTGGGCCGTGTATTGCAATTGGTAGAGGCCATTTTGCGACGCACGGCTTATATGGTCCTGCTGTTGGAAAACCCGGGCGCGAGAACCCAGCTGGTCAAGCTGTGTAGTGAAAGCCCCTGGATCGCCCGGCAGCTGGCGGAAACGCCACTGTTGCTTGACGAATTGCTGAATGCGGAAAGCCTGTATCACCCGCCGGCCAAGGAGGAATTGCAGGATGATCTGCGCCAGCAAATGCTGAGGATTCCCTTTGAGGATCTGGAAGAGCAGATGGAATCCCTGCGGCACTTCAAGAAAGCCCATATCCTCAGGGTCGCCGCATCAGAGCTGAAGGGTACGTTGCCACTGATGAAGGTGAGTGACTACCTGACCTGGATTGCTGAAGTGGTGCTTGATCACGTTGTCGATGTGGCTTTCGCCAACCTGGTTGGTCGTCACGGCTATCCCCGCCGGGCCGATGGCTCCGCCTGCGATACCGATTTTGCCATCATCGGCTATGGCAAGCTCGGTGGTATTGAGCTGGGCTATACCTCGGACCTGGACCTGGTGTTCGTGCATAACGCGGACCCGGAGCTGGCCAGCGATGGGGACCGGCCCATTGATAATGCGGTTTTCTACACCCGACTTGGCCAGCGTATTGTGCATATTCTCAGCACCCAGACTCCGTCTGGTCAGCTGTACGAGGTCGACATGCGCCTGCGTCCATCCGGTAACTCCGGGCTTCTGGTCAGCACCCTGACCGCCTTCGAAAAATATCAGCGCAACGATGCCTGGACGTGGGAGCACCAGGCCCTGGCCAGAGCTCGCGGTGTGGCCGGGTGCAGAACCACGCTGGCGGATTTCGAGGCTCTGCGGCATGACGTGCTGTGTCAGCGTCGGGATCGGTCCAGGTTGCGGGCCGATGTGGTGGACATGCGTGAAAAAATGCGAGCCAGCCTGGGAACGCCAGAAAGTCAGCGTAAAGAGACCTTCCACATCAAGCATGACAACGGTGGCATCGTGGATATTGAGTTCATGGTTCAGTACCTCATGCTCGCCTACAGCTCTGAGCATCCGGAGTTGACCCAGTGGTCTGACAACATCCGGCAACTGGAGGAGCTCGGCCGCGCCGGGGTTATCGATGTGGAGGATGCCGGGAAACTGCGAGAGTCCTACATTACCCTGCGCTCAACGATTCATCGCAGGGCATTGCAGAATCTGAACAGTCAGGTCGAGGGTGACGCGTTCCCGGAGGAGCGCGCCTACATCAGCAGAATGTGGCAGCAGGTGATGGTAGATTAGTCTACTACGCTTCGGTTCCACGGAACTTTCCTGATAGAATGCCGGTTTCCCGAAAACCGCTTGTTATGGAGCAGAAACAATGTCGATGGCTGATCGCGATGGCCTGATCTGGCTGGATGGTGAAATGGTTCCCTGGCGGGAAGCCAAAACCCACGTACTGACTCACACCCTGCATTATGGTCTGGGTTGTTTTGAAGGCGTGCGTGCCTACAACACCGCCAACGGCCCGGCGATTTTCCGCCTGAAGGAACACACCGACCGCCTGTTCCGCTCTGCTCACATCCTGAACATGAAAATGCCGTTCACCAAGGAACAGCTGAACGAGGCTCAGTGCGCGGCCGTTCGCGAGAATAACCTGGACGAGGCCTACCTGCGTCCGATGGTGTTCCTGGGATCCGAAGGCATGGGCCTGCGCGCAGATAATCTGCAGGTGCACGTCATGGTTGCAGCCTGGAGCTGGCCGTCCTACATGTCGCCGGAAGCCAAGGAAATGGGCATCAAGGTGCGGACCTCCTCCTATACTCG
Proteins encoded in this region:
- the glnE gene encoding bifunctional [glutamate--ammonia ligase]-adenylyl-L-tyrosine phosphorylase/[glutamate--ammonia-ligase] adenylyltransferase, with the protein product MSEPWSALPKVLADDVAADWSSVIGDRHPSWMTKSAGLSEDDIAHAMARSVFLKQTLERHPEQIETLVLSRSLREPTTPEYLKQRWQEYLSDVSDEFSLHVALRRFRRESQFRIIWRDLMRWADLHETMAATSRFAEACIQGALDWLYQDTCEQSGTPWGADPVTGEDAPQSMVVLGMGKLGGRELNVSSDIDLIFAFPGKGETRGGSRSIDNQQFFIRLGQRLIQALDQITADGFVFRVDMRLRPYGQSGALALSFAALETYYQDQGRDWERYAMVKARVVAGDERAGQVLMESLRPFVYRKYVDFSAFESLRSMKAMIGREVRRKGLENNIKLGSGGIREIEFVVQAFQLIRGGRDRELQQRELLVILQELEALELLPSPVVRELREAYVFLRNLEHALQGIEDKQTQLLPDDELTQARVALVMGFDSWDACVQELESHRERVARHFADIIATEEEEQESGALEEGWHELWLAEMDEDTARQWLEQHGFEDPAGSHELLCNLRDSRTIQVMQTQGRKRLNQFMPVLLEALTQVDAPSQTLGRVLQLVEAILRRTAYMVLLLENPGARTQLVKLCSESPWIARQLAETPLLLDELLNAESLYHPPAKEELQDDLRQQMLRIPFEDLEEQMESLRHFKKAHILRVAASELKGTLPLMKVSDYLTWIAEVVLDHVVDVAFANLVGRHGYPRRADGSACDTDFAIIGYGKLGGIELGYTSDLDLVFVHNADPELASDGDRPIDNAVFYTRLGQRIVHILSTQTPSGQLYEVDMRLRPSGNSGLLVSTLTAFEKYQRNDAWTWEHQALARARGVAGCRTTLADFEALRHDVLCQRRDRSRLRADVVDMREKMRASLGTPESQRKETFHIKHDNGGIVDIEFMVQYLMLAYSSEHPELTQWSDNIRQLEELGRAGVIDVEDAGKLRESYITLRSTIHRRALQNLNSQVEGDAFPEERAYISRMWQQVMVD